In Nonomuraea sp. NBC_00507, the following are encoded in one genomic region:
- a CDS encoding condensation domain-containing protein — MTGSWPASPAQQGMWLTERAGVAGRAFHMPLAVWLDGPLDVMALGEACEQVARRHPVLGGVLVEDGGELRVVPHAMPPMREGGDLQEELARAVDPVEGPAAWFTLIREDAKRHVLLFQAHHAVFDGESKDILLRDLAAWYGGATPAPLGSTYPEVMVQQKARLGEALPGARRYWQDRWQDQRELRLPGLTGVSLAAAPGSALDFEIEDLAGLAARLEVTRFEAVLATFVALLHAYGTARPAVGVDLSTRTERSRDHVGAFVNELPVIGVPEGGTFGEFARSLRGDLRRLYRHREVPLARAVDGIGPRAALTAVSLSYRRRPEPSPLFPGLGASVEWMMFNGWVRNTLHLQIVDDQAGTAARLQYNPALLDRTGAGRIREHLAALLAAVAADPETPLDRLPLPSPVPAVSVTAVTAAVKDGPVDADLVREIQAIFAKELELDDVEPDDDLFDLGGHSLTITQIMVRTKERLGVELSFEVFIDDATATRIAAEVARLREQTC; from the coding sequence ATGACCGGATCGTGGCCGGCCTCCCCTGCGCAGCAGGGGATGTGGCTCACCGAGCGGGCCGGGGTTGCCGGGCGAGCCTTTCACATGCCGCTGGCCGTGTGGCTGGACGGGCCGCTCGACGTGATGGCCCTGGGGGAGGCATGTGAGCAGGTGGCGCGCAGGCATCCCGTGCTGGGCGGCGTGCTCGTGGAGGACGGCGGTGAGCTGCGGGTGGTCCCGCACGCGATGCCGCCGATGCGCGAAGGCGGCGATCTCCAGGAGGAGCTGGCCAGAGCGGTCGATCCGGTGGAAGGGCCCGCGGCGTGGTTCACGCTGATCAGGGAGGACGCCAAGCGGCATGTGCTGCTGTTCCAGGCCCATCACGCGGTGTTCGACGGAGAGTCCAAGGACATTCTGCTGCGGGATCTGGCCGCCTGGTACGGGGGCGCGACGCCGGCGCCGCTGGGGTCGACGTACCCGGAGGTGATGGTCCAGCAGAAGGCCAGGCTTGGGGAGGCACTGCCGGGCGCGCGGCGGTACTGGCAGGACCGGTGGCAGGACCAGCGGGAGCTGCGCCTGCCCGGCCTGACCGGTGTGTCCTTGGCCGCGGCTCCCGGCTCCGCCCTCGACTTCGAGATCGAGGACCTCGCCGGGCTCGCCGCGCGGCTGGAGGTCACCCGATTCGAGGCGGTGCTGGCCACGTTCGTCGCATTGCTGCACGCGTACGGCACCGCGCGGCCCGCGGTCGGCGTGGATCTGTCCACGCGGACCGAGCGGAGCCGGGACCACGTGGGCGCCTTCGTCAACGAGCTGCCTGTGATCGGGGTGCCCGAGGGGGGCACGTTCGGCGAGTTCGCCCGGAGCCTGCGGGGCGATCTGCGGCGGTTGTACCGGCATCGCGAGGTTCCGCTGGCCCGGGCCGTGGACGGGATCGGCCCGCGCGCCGCGCTCACCGCCGTGTCGCTCAGCTACCGCCGGCGGCCGGAGCCGAGCCCGCTGTTCCCCGGGCTGGGCGCGTCGGTGGAGTGGATGATGTTCAACGGCTGGGTGCGCAACACGCTCCATCTGCAGATCGTCGATGACCAGGCGGGTACGGCGGCGCGGCTGCAGTACAACCCCGCGCTCCTCGACCGGACGGGCGCCGGGCGGATCCGGGAGCACCTCGCCGCGCTGCTGGCGGCGGTCGCCGCGGATCCGGAGACGCCGCTGGACCGGCTGCCGCTGCCAAGTCCCGTTCCGGCGGTGTCCGTGACCGCCGTCACCGCCGCCGTCAAAGACGGGCCGGTGGACGCCGATCTCGTACGGGAGATTCAGGCGATCTTCGCTAAGGAGCTCGAGCTGGACGACGTGGAACCCGACGACGACCTGTTCGATCTCGGCGGCCACTCCCTCACGATCACCCAGATCATGGTCAGGACCAAGGAGCGGCTCGGTGTGGAGCTCTCCTTCGAGGTGTTCATCGACGACGCCACCGCGACGCGGATCGCGGCGGAGGTCGCCCGCCTGCGGGAGCAGACATGTTGA
- a CDS encoding class I adenylate-forming enzyme family protein produces MIVPELLARRVAEEPERAALEVAGGGTLTFAEWHARADALARGLVRRGVRRGDRVGLLFGAENWTDFAVAYCAAQLAGGVAVPISDRFAPAEVAYMLEHCSATGVLHAGKGPPDGGYWSAVPAELEPGSREPEPPGPGDLAQILYTSGTTGRPKAVAATHANLTYGCAPRANRRRFGHSRLLLHAFPIGTNAGQAMLINALDARPSVLTLARFTPGRFARLIESRQVGTVFLVPAMALELLNAGLHERHDFSGVVLLGSAASALPAALCERLAAAFPKATVTNYYTSTEAAPAQTVMIYDPSRPAALGRPALGSGLKITGPDGGPLAAGETGEIWLRSPATTRSYYRDEQASTHTFRGGWVRMGDLGYLDEDGYLYLVDRESDVLKSGAYKVSTVQVEAALHEHPDVAEAAVAGVPHPVLGTVPAAAVVPRSRAPLVTELRAFLMTRLAPHELPARVIFVDRLPRNHSGKVVKSGLRDLLKQADSVVEAGSAEKSGPFQKEGGR; encoded by the coding sequence ATGATCGTGCCGGAGTTGCTAGCCAGGCGGGTCGCGGAGGAGCCCGAGCGGGCCGCGCTGGAGGTCGCCGGGGGCGGCACGCTGACCTTCGCGGAATGGCACGCGCGGGCGGATGCGCTGGCGCGCGGGCTGGTCCGGCGCGGGGTGCGGCGGGGCGACCGGGTGGGGCTGCTGTTCGGGGCAGAGAACTGGACCGACTTCGCCGTGGCCTACTGCGCCGCGCAGCTCGCCGGCGGGGTTGCCGTACCGATCTCCGATCGGTTCGCTCCGGCCGAGGTGGCGTACATGCTGGAGCACTGCTCGGCGACAGGCGTGCTGCACGCGGGCAAGGGGCCGCCGGACGGCGGGTATTGGAGCGCCGTGCCGGCCGAGCTGGAGCCCGGTTCACGGGAACCCGAGCCGCCGGGGCCGGGGGATCTGGCGCAGATCCTCTACACCTCTGGCACCACGGGCCGGCCCAAGGCGGTGGCGGCCACCCACGCCAACCTCACCTATGGCTGCGCCCCCCGGGCCAATCGCCGAAGGTTCGGGCATTCGCGGCTTCTGCTGCACGCGTTTCCGATCGGCACCAACGCCGGCCAGGCCATGCTGATCAACGCCCTGGACGCGCGCCCGTCGGTGCTGACCCTGGCGCGGTTCACCCCGGGCAGGTTCGCCAGGCTGATCGAGTCGCGGCAGGTGGGGACCGTGTTCCTGGTGCCCGCGATGGCCCTCGAGCTGCTCAACGCCGGGCTGCACGAACGGCACGACTTCTCCGGCGTGGTCCTGCTCGGGTCGGCGGCGTCGGCGCTGCCGGCGGCGCTGTGCGAGCGGCTGGCGGCGGCGTTCCCCAAGGCGACCGTGACGAACTACTACACCTCGACCGAGGCGGCGCCCGCCCAGACCGTCATGATCTACGACCCGTCGCGGCCTGCGGCTCTAGGCCGGCCGGCGCTCGGCAGCGGACTGAAGATCACCGGCCCCGACGGCGGGCCACTCGCGGCCGGGGAGACGGGGGAGATCTGGCTGCGGTCACCCGCCACCACGCGCTCGTACTACCGGGACGAGCAGGCCAGCACGCACACCTTCCGTGGCGGGTGGGTGCGGATGGGCGACCTGGGCTACCTCGATGAGGACGGCTACCTCTATCTCGTCGACCGGGAAAGCGATGTCCTCAAGTCCGGGGCGTACAAGGTGTCGACCGTGCAGGTGGAGGCCGCGCTGCACGAACACCCTGACGTGGCCGAGGCGGCGGTCGCCGGCGTGCCGCACCCCGTGCTCGGCACCGTGCCGGCCGCCGCCGTCGTGCCCCGTTCGCGGGCACCGCTCGTGACGGAGCTGCGGGCCTTCCTCATGACACGGCTGGCCCCGCACGAACTACCGGCACGAGTGATCTTCGTGGACCGCCTGCCCAGAAACCACTCGGGCAAGGTCGTCAAGTCCGGCCTGCGTGATCTCCTGAAGCAGGCGGATTCTGTGGTGGAAGCGGGTTCGGCGGAGAAGTCGGGCCCTTTTCAGAAAGAAGGCGGGAGATGA
- a CDS encoding non-ribosomal peptide synthetase/MFS transporter, protein MTRSSLSPAKQALLERRLRARATKVSVPRRAPGTAPPPSAMQERLWFLDQYAPGTAAYTVPFAVKLTGELDENALARALTELTRRHESLRTSLVTTPDGHPEVVIAEEPVVEFRVTADPGELDGELTRPFDLARPPLLRALLVRSAPEETTREHVLLLTMHHAITDGWSCDILFQELLALHAGRELPPAPLQFGDYAHWQRGRTFDDDMRYWVSRLDGVPALELPTDLPRPAEQRWTGSAVDVIVDPALTASIAELGKAHRATPYMTLLAAFQVLLGRFAGQDDFAVGSPVSGRELPELEGVVGPFINTLAMRADLRDDPTFSELLGRVRDATLDAFAHQALPFDRLVTELAVERDVSRTPVYQSMFALQNYRGRTLDTSGLGAEPYPIPTVASRFDLALYLFEGGGGLHGQLAYSTALFREDTARRLVGCLETLLRAAVADPGLPISRLPLLGQDERRRVLALGVAEPAPPAGIRLLHEVIDGQDPTAVAVVAGNVSLTYGELDIRADRLARRLRTLGAGPGERVAVCLEPSAGLAVAVLGVLKAGAAYLPLDPEHPRERLEYVVRDAGVRIAVADSSSRGRLPDGLVTVGLDGSGALEEPHGDLDGVPVPRDVTPDDLAYVIYTSGTTGRPKGVAIQHRQALVYLAGLRERLEIEPGGSYGLLQSLAFDFGVTVFYTCLVTGGTLHIIAPRTAGHELAEYVRDAGIDHLKITPSHLAALQADVLPRKLLILGGEAAPRDWAEELAASGRCRVVNHYGPTEATVGVTTYPVEGGGTTTTLPIGRPMPGARAYVLDEHLEPVPIGVAGELYLGGDRLARGYLDRPALTAERFLPDPYGPAGARMYRTGDLARHLPDGNLEFLGRRDLQVKIRGYRVELAEIESVLGRCPGVTSAIADMRGGLLVAYLVGESAGARPEAAEVRAWLAERLPDYMIPARYVWLDEPPPLKSHGKVDRGALPDPAPETTGRFVPPRTIAEQAVAAVWAELLDVPEVGATDDFFELGGHSLLAMRVVARLRQVAPERSVTVLDLFKHRTVRELAATLESAADGPRRLLHRLTPTRTAASTLICAPYGGGSAVIYQPLADALPADWALYSIAVPGHELGEEARSLDEVADGCVQEILDGIEGPVALYGHCGLGVMLAAEIARKLEAAGREVEAVYLGGVFPFARPRGRLAGLTDLMERIRGDQAWINDLRSAGLDVEEVGRDQLDLMVRNRRRGTRQAERYFTGMFEESAAPLRAPVIALAGERDPAMEFYQERYREWHVLSELTALVVLDEAGHFFLKYRARELADIVTGTHRAIAEGRAERLARTPRSTWWLEGVSSGDSPAADGAPRVRPGMGRFAMVAAGQLVSILGSALTEFAVPLWIYTTTGSLVNFALFAVLGLLPGMLVAPLAGAIVDRHDRRVVMLAADVTAGGVQLILGLLLWTGNLEIWHIYPLLALLSVALTFQRFAYASAIPQLVPKRFLGHANGVVQLVTGTAQVAVPLLAVGLMAVIGLEGILIIDVVSYGLAAAVVLAVRFPRSMAWRRRETVMAEIAGGWRLTWGNRGFRGMLVFFAVLNVFLSPLFLMISPLVLSFATLQDVGQVSLAGGIGVLAGGLLMAVWGGPRRRRLRGVLLFTLALAVFCVVVGVRADLVAIIVGAFGMSLCLTLLNGVYATIIQVKVPQRFHGRVIALNTLVAWSTLPIGFGLVAPYGAAVFEPLMAPDGPLAATAGALLGTGDGRGIGLMYVAFGLAIALIAVWAMRVRVLARFDSEVPDALPDDLVGIQELRRRAGGES, encoded by the coding sequence GTGACCAGGAGCTCCCTTTCACCCGCCAAGCAGGCTTTGCTGGAGCGTCGCCTTCGAGCGCGCGCCACCAAGGTCAGCGTTCCCCGCCGTGCCCCCGGCACCGCGCCGCCGCCTTCGGCCATGCAGGAGCGATTGTGGTTCCTTGACCAGTACGCTCCCGGCACGGCCGCCTACACCGTGCCGTTCGCGGTCAAGCTGACCGGCGAACTCGACGAGAACGCGCTGGCCAGGGCGCTGACGGAGCTCACACGGCGGCACGAGAGCCTGCGTACCAGCCTGGTCACCACCCCGGACGGCCATCCGGAGGTGGTGATCGCCGAGGAGCCGGTCGTGGAGTTCCGCGTCACCGCCGATCCCGGCGAGCTCGACGGGGAGCTGACCAGGCCGTTCGACCTGGCCCGCCCGCCCCTGCTGCGCGCCCTGCTGGTGCGGTCGGCCCCCGAGGAGACCACGCGCGAGCACGTGCTGCTGCTCACCATGCACCACGCGATCACCGACGGCTGGTCGTGCGACATCTTGTTTCAAGAGCTGCTGGCGCTGCACGCGGGCCGGGAACTGCCGCCTGCGCCGCTGCAGTTCGGCGACTACGCGCATTGGCAGCGCGGCCGGACCTTCGACGACGACATGCGCTACTGGGTGTCCCGGCTGGACGGGGTGCCTGCCCTGGAACTGCCGACCGACCTGCCGCGGCCCGCCGAGCAGCGCTGGACCGGCTCCGCCGTGGATGTCATCGTGGACCCCGCGCTCACGGCGTCGATCGCGGAGCTGGGCAAGGCACATCGAGCCACGCCGTACATGACGCTGCTCGCCGCCTTCCAGGTGCTGCTCGGCCGGTTCGCCGGGCAGGACGACTTCGCGGTGGGGTCGCCGGTGTCCGGACGGGAGCTGCCCGAGCTGGAGGGGGTCGTCGGGCCGTTCATCAACACCCTGGCCATGCGGGCCGACCTGCGCGACGACCCGACCTTCAGTGAGTTGCTCGGCCGGGTCCGCGACGCGACCTTGGACGCGTTCGCGCATCAGGCGCTGCCGTTCGACCGGCTCGTCACCGAGCTGGCCGTGGAGCGGGACGTCAGCCGTACGCCGGTGTACCAGAGCATGTTCGCGCTGCAGAACTATCGCGGCCGGACCCTGGACACCTCCGGATTGGGTGCGGAACCGTATCCGATCCCCACCGTGGCCAGCCGGTTCGACCTGGCGCTCTATCTCTTCGAGGGCGGAGGCGGGTTGCACGGGCAGCTCGCGTACAGCACCGCGTTATTCCGGGAGGATACGGCGCGGCGGCTGGTGGGATGCCTGGAGACGCTCCTGCGGGCGGCGGTCGCCGACCCCGGGCTGCCGATCTCCCGATTGCCGCTGCTCGGCCAGGACGAGCGGCGGCGCGTGCTGGCGCTCGGGGTCGCCGAGCCGGCGCCGCCCGCCGGGATCCGGCTGCTGCACGAGGTCATCGACGGCCAGGATCCCACAGCGGTCGCGGTGGTCGCGGGCAACGTCTCACTCACGTACGGCGAGCTCGACATCCGCGCGGATCGGCTGGCCCGGCGGCTGCGGACCCTCGGCGCCGGGCCCGGGGAACGGGTGGCGGTGTGCCTGGAGCCGTCCGCCGGACTGGCCGTGGCGGTGCTCGGCGTGCTCAAGGCGGGGGCCGCCTATCTGCCGCTGGATCCGGAGCATCCGCGCGAGCGGCTGGAATATGTGGTGCGGGACGCCGGGGTGCGGATCGCGGTGGCCGATTCGTCCTCCAGGGGGCGGTTACCCGATGGGCTGGTCACGGTCGGCCTCGATGGCTCCGGTGCACTGGAAGAACCCCATGGGGATCTCGACGGCGTGCCGGTCCCTCGTGACGTGACTCCCGACGACCTGGCTTATGTCATCTACACGTCCGGCACCACCGGGAGGCCCAAGGGCGTCGCGATCCAGCATCGGCAGGCGCTCGTCTATCTCGCGGGCCTGCGGGAGCGCCTGGAGATCGAACCCGGCGGTTCGTATGGGCTGCTGCAGTCGCTGGCCTTCGACTTCGGGGTGACGGTCTTCTACACGTGCCTGGTCACCGGCGGGACGCTGCACATCATCGCGCCACGCACTGCAGGGCATGAGCTGGCCGAATACGTCCGGGACGCGGGCATCGACCACCTCAAGATCACTCCTTCTCATCTGGCCGCGTTGCAGGCCGACGTGCTGCCGCGCAAGCTGCTGATCCTCGGCGGTGAGGCGGCGCCTCGCGACTGGGCCGAGGAACTGGCCGCGTCCGGGCGGTGCCGGGTGGTCAACCACTACGGGCCGACCGAGGCTACGGTGGGCGTCACCACGTATCCGGTCGAGGGCGGCGGCACGACAACGACGCTGCCCATCGGCAGGCCGATGCCGGGGGCACGGGCGTACGTGCTGGACGAGCATCTGGAGCCCGTGCCGATCGGCGTCGCGGGGGAGCTGTACCTCGGCGGGGATCGGCTGGCCAGGGGGTATCTCGACCGTCCCGCCCTGACCGCGGAACGGTTCCTGCCCGATCCGTACGGTCCGGCCGGTGCACGCATGTACCGCACCGGTGACCTGGCCCGTCACCTTCCCGACGGGAACCTGGAGTTCCTCGGCCGCCGCGACCTGCAGGTGAAGATCCGCGGCTACCGGGTGGAGCTGGCCGAGATCGAATCGGTGCTCGGCCGGTGTCCCGGCGTGACGTCGGCGATCGCCGACATGCGCGGCGGCCTGCTCGTGGCGTACCTCGTCGGCGAGTCCGCGGGGGCCCGGCCGGAGGCCGCCGAGGTGCGGGCGTGGCTGGCCGAGCGGCTGCCCGACTACATGATCCCCGCCAGGTACGTATGGCTGGATGAGCCGCCGCCGCTGAAGTCGCACGGCAAGGTGGACCGGGGCGCCCTGCCCGACCCGGCGCCGGAGACGACCGGCCGGTTCGTGCCGCCGCGGACCATCGCCGAACAGGCCGTCGCCGCCGTGTGGGCCGAGCTGCTCGACGTCCCCGAGGTCGGCGCAACGGACGACTTCTTCGAGCTCGGCGGGCACTCCCTGCTGGCCATGCGGGTGGTGGCCCGGCTCAGGCAGGTGGCGCCGGAGCGCAGCGTCACCGTACTCGACCTGTTCAAGCACCGCACCGTGCGGGAGCTGGCCGCGACGCTGGAGTCGGCCGCCGACGGCCCGCGCCGCCTGCTGCACCGGCTCACGCCCACCAGGACGGCCGCTTCGACGTTGATCTGCGCGCCGTACGGAGGTGGCAGCGCGGTCATCTACCAGCCGCTGGCGGACGCGCTGCCGGCCGACTGGGCGCTGTACTCGATCGCCGTGCCCGGGCACGAACTGGGCGAGGAGGCCCGGTCACTGGACGAGGTCGCCGACGGGTGCGTACAGGAGATCCTCGACGGCATCGAGGGCCCCGTCGCCCTGTATGGCCACTGCGGCCTCGGCGTGATGCTGGCCGCGGAGATCGCCCGCAAGCTGGAGGCCGCCGGCCGCGAGGTCGAGGCGGTGTACCTCGGAGGTGTCTTCCCCTTCGCCCGTCCCCGCGGCCGCCTCGCGGGCCTGACCGACCTCATGGAGCGCATCCGTGGCGACCAGGCCTGGATCAACGACCTGCGGTCTGCCGGTCTGGACGTGGAGGAAGTGGGCCGCGACCAGCTCGACCTCATGGTCCGCAACCGGCGGCGCGGCACCCGGCAGGCGGAGCGGTACTTCACCGGCATGTTCGAGGAGTCCGCGGCCCCGCTGCGGGCGCCGGTGATCGCGCTGGCCGGCGAACGCGACCCGGCGATGGAGTTCTACCAGGAGCGGTACCGCGAGTGGCACGTGCTGTCGGAGCTGACGGCCTTGGTCGTGCTGGACGAGGCGGGACACTTCTTCCTGAAATATCGGGCCAGAGAACTGGCGGACATCGTGACCGGCACGCACCGCGCCATCGCCGAGGGGCGGGCCGAGCGGCTGGCACGTACACCGCGATCGACGTGGTGGCTGGAAGGCGTGTCCTCCGGAGACTCTCCGGCCGCGGACGGGGCTCCTCGGGTGCGGCCGGGCATGGGCCGGTTCGCGATGGTCGCGGCCGGGCAGCTGGTGTCGATCCTGGGGTCGGCGCTGACCGAATTCGCCGTGCCGCTGTGGATCTACACGACTACCGGCTCGCTGGTGAACTTCGCGCTGTTCGCGGTGCTCGGGCTGCTGCCGGGCATGCTGGTCGCGCCGCTGGCCGGGGCCATCGTGGACCGGCACGACCGGCGCGTGGTGATGCTCGCCGCGGACGTCACGGCGGGCGGCGTGCAGTTGATCCTCGGGTTGTTGCTGTGGACCGGCAACCTGGAGATCTGGCACATCTACCCGCTGCTCGCGCTGCTGTCGGTCGCGCTGACCTTCCAGCGGTTCGCGTACGCCTCGGCGATCCCGCAACTCGTCCCCAAGCGGTTCCTCGGCCACGCCAACGGGGTGGTACAGCTCGTCACCGGTACGGCCCAGGTGGCGGTGCCGCTCTTGGCGGTCGGGCTGATGGCGGTCATCGGGCTGGAGGGGATCCTGATCATCGACGTGGTGTCGTACGGGTTGGCGGCCGCGGTCGTGCTGGCTGTCCGGTTCCCCCGGAGCATGGCGTGGCGGCGCCGCGAGACGGTCATGGCGGAGATCGCCGGCGGCTGGCGGCTGACCTGGGGAAATCGGGGCTTCCGTGGGATGTTGGTGTTCTTCGCCGTGCTGAACGTGTTCCTGTCGCCGCTGTTCCTGATGATCTCGCCGCTGGTGTTGTCGTTCGCGACGCTGCAGGACGTCGGGCAGGTGTCGCTGGCGGGCGGGATCGGCGTGCTGGCCGGTGGGCTGCTGATGGCCGTGTGGGGCGGACCGCGCCGGCGACGCCTGCGCGGGGTGCTGCTGTTCACGCTCGCGCTGGCGGTGTTCTGCGTGGTCGTCGGCGTACGGGCGGATCTGGTGGCGATCATCGTGGGGGCGTTCGGGATGTCGCTGTGTCTGACGCTGCTCAACGGGGTGTACGCGACGATCATTCAGGTCAAGGTGCCGCAGCGGTTCCATGGCCGGGTCATCGCGCTCAACACGCTCGTCGCCTGGTCCACGCTGCCGATCGGGTTCGGCCTGGTGGCGCCGTACGGGGCGGCGGTGTTCGAGCCGCTGATGGCGCCGGACGGGCCGCTGGCCGCGACAGCGGGGGCATTGCTGGGGACGGGGGACGGGCGCGGGATCGGGCTGATGTACGTGGCCTTCGGGCTGGCCATCGCGCTGATCGCGGTGTGGGCGATGCGGGTGCGGGTGCTGGCGCGGTTCGACAGCGAGGTGCCCGACGCGCTGCCCGATGATCTCGTCGGAATCCAGGAGCTGCGGCGGCGCGCCGGGGGAGAGTCATGA